GAGAGCCTGGGCCAGGTAGTAGGTCGTCATGACGGCGGCCCGTCCCCACGGCAACGGAGCGACGAAGGTGTGGCAGGCCAGCGTGAGGTCGGAGATCATGAAGAAGAGGGCGCCGGCCATGGTCAGAGGTCGGGAGGTCACCAGGGCGAGGTTGGCCATCATCGCGATCAGGAAGGTATAAACACAGACTGCGGGGGTGATAACAGAGGAATCCTTCCTCACAGAGAGATGAGGGAGGAAATAGAGAAGAGAGAGACCGGCAAACacccagagagagagggagaggaggaggagagagggggagaggcggGAGCGaggggaggagcgagaggagaaggagagggagtaGCAGATGTGAGCGAGAGCGAAAAACAGCattcctgagagaggagagaggagagagaggagagggggagaggggaggagaggggagagaggagagagggagaggggaggggagagagaagagagaagagaggagagaggagaggagagagaggagaggagagaggagaggagaggagagaggagaggagatgatgattattattattattattattattatttatttcttagcagacgcccttatccagggcgacttacaattgttacaagatatcacattatttttatatacagttccccttttatacagttgggtttttactgaagcaatctaggtaaagtaccttgctcaagggtacaacagcagtgtcccccacctgggattgaacccacgaccctccggtcaagagtccagagccctaaccactactccacactgctgccacacacacacacacacacacacacacagtgtcactgataatgagagaggagacacacacacacacacacacactcactcaccgGGTAGAAACAGCTCCTTCCATATCAGGCACACATCTCCGGCTGCAGACAGAAGCAGCCCTGCCAGCACCGCCCCTGTGGAACCGCACAGGGACCGCCCCCCTTTGTGATACCACACCAGGCCGGCCAATGACAGCACGGGGGCGGACTTCACCGCcgcagagaagggggaggggctAGAGTCAGGGAGCCAGAGGTAGAAGTACGTTGAACTGGAAACGAAGAATGGAAGCAAACTGGTAACCAGTTCAGCCAActgggaggagggagagagagagagagagagagagagagagagaggagggttcAACGGGTTATTATGGGCTGGAATGAGGGGCAGTTGGGagccactcacacacacagtctttGTCAACAGAATTTAAACTACATATCCCAGCATGCATCTGCATTGGGGTCCATGACAGGGGATCATGGGAGATGTAGTCTGTTAACTTTACCATACATCAAACAGTAAAGGAAATGtcacattgagaaagacttctagtcgttagtcattgaattcacac
This sequence is a window from Acipenser ruthenus unplaced genomic scaffold, fAciRut3.2 maternal haplotype, whole genome shotgun sequence. Protein-coding genes within it:
- the LOC131730012 gene encoding lysoplasmalogenase-like protein TMEM86A, translating into MDILETQAYCRRKERRTLAELVTSLLPFFVSSSTYFYLWLPDSSPSPFSAAVKSAPVLSLAGLVWYHKGGRSLCGSTGAVLAGLLLSAAGDVCLIWKELFLPGMLFFALAHICYSLSFSSRSSPRSRLSPSLLLLSLSLWVFAGLSLLYFLPHLSVRKDSSVITPAVCVYTFLIAMMANLALVTSRPLTMAGALFFMISDLTLACHTFVAPLPWGRAAVMTTYYLAQALIAVGGVREGSDVVADGLGNRKRK